TGCAGGTAAACGAGGAAAAGAGTCTAATTGCCAATATGTAACCATACCGTCAACTCCATATTGTAGTACTTCCTCCATAGTTCCCTTTCTTGTGGATAGAGGCTGATTGCTGAATCATAGAGCTTGCGCGCGTTTACAAGGCCATCATTGTTTCCGATTGATGCAAGGCTAGCTTCCAGCTCTATGCAGAACTGGAAGAACTTAAGACTGGGGCGCGGTAAAGCCAAAAATCTGCATGGACACGTGAGTGTCAGAAACATGCCCCCTCAATGTCACATACAACCCACTAACCGATCTTAGGTCTCCCAACAACGAAATATCGACTAAACTCGTCTCTGTTAGACCTTCAATGCATGAGTTCATTGTAATGAAAGGGGACAATGAAGACTGATAATATATCTGAACTAAGTACAAGAAATATTTCTGAAGGAACCTCTCTGCGCTTATGACTATATAAAACCGTTAATTCATAGCATGTTAGGCTCAATGTCAAAACACTGAGAAATTGCTAGAAATGCTCTGCTCATTTTACTCATGTAAATGAGCAAGGCAACTCAACATCAGCATTGCAAATGGTATCACTGAAGGACCATTAATTTCATACCTCTTATACATTTTCCTAGCTTGCTTAATACCATCTTTCTGCAAAACCCATCCGACAAAAGCTGAAGAGACGGAAGCTCCACAATCACTCCCACCAGCTGAACTTAATGATAGCGTTGCACATTTCACCAGCTTTTCGAAATATATCTTTTCATGAGAAAACAATTTCATCGCCTGCAATGCAATTACAAGCAATTTCATCACATTTACAGACAAGTAGTCCAATCAGTATAACAATATGTAAGATATTGACATAGAAAGTAAAACGCATATCAACGAGACAAATGAAATAGAAGACAAAGAGCATATGCCATACTAAAGTTGATATAAAAGTAATAAATCCATAACCATAATCACACATCCACACTAGAACAGAGGAGCAAAAGTTAATTTTTTTGGTAGGATAGGTCCAGAGACAACGGAATAAATTTCTGGAAACTAGAGAGCCATGATCATTAGGAAAGCACAAGATAAGGCTAGACATACCGTATGCCAGAGTCCCTCAGCCTTGGCTATGGATAACTTCGGAAGTACAATATTAAATAAATCAAACAGAGAACTTAGATTCTCCTCACTAAAGGAAGCACTGCCGGTAGCAGTAGCAAGTGACTTTATCTCTATAGAAGCTCTCAAGTTCCACAGATTTGCAGCCTGTGAAAGAGGACCACTGCAGAGCTTTTCTGCAAGATTCTTAGCTTCCTCCAATCTTTCAGGTGCTTCCTCTGATCTTCCAAGTTTCAAACAAAGTGAGACATACTGGCAGGCAAGATCCTCGGAGAGACATCCACACGATTCAGCATTTTCAAAAACTTTCAGTATAGCTGAAGTGAATTCTGAAGCATCAAAATCAGCATCATGGAATAATGAGATGGAGTCCTCTCTGTCGGAGAATACAACACCCAACCAGAAGTTTGCATACAGGGAGTACATTTTGGAAGTAGGCAACTTTCTGACAGCTTCATCATACACCTAGAATCAAAGACACGTATTAAGAACATTCAAAATATTGTGTTCAATGAGCAATCAGTGACACTGATATATTGGGAAAAAATACTGTGAGATGGTGTATCAAAATCAGCGCTGTTTGTGCTGAGTTTAAGGTGCTACCAGCTATAGGGTAAGCAATCTACTGTATGGACAAGTCCAGCTGAAATATCAAATTTTGAGCAACACTTTTTATGACAAGCATATAGTGATACTACTTACCATGAACATCAACTTAGCACTAATCAAGTCATGGGCAAAACTACCATCCAGAAAGCATTTCATTACAGGAACAGATGACCAAGGCACATTAATCAACAAGTATGTGCCTTTTTCATCCGAAGGAATTCAAAAAGATTTACTTGCATTGATAATTTGTGATGGAGAATAAGTAATAAAGTGACGGCACAATTTTTCACCTGAATTGATTTGTTAAGCTTATCCAATACAGCTTCCTTTCTATTCAAAGTACTGGAATTAGTGGAGTCACTAAGCTGAAGCCTAGCGAGCCAATCCCAGTAGTCCTCATTATGAGAGAAATCTTTCTTCAGGTCATCCATGACCTCTAACCTCAGCTCTTCAGAATGTGCCAGCTCAACACTATTTAATATATCCAAAATTTTCTTCCTCAAGGTTAAGCTTGACGGAAGAGCTTCCATAGCACCATGATAAATTGTTCGGATGATTAACACTCCTTGCTGCCAAAATAGATCTTCCTTGTCCTCCAAAGCAACATCCTCCAAGCCAGACTCCTTGGGACTGTCACCTTGTTCATCAAGTGACATGAACAATTCTTTGTTCTCCTCTTTCCATTGACccgaatcatcactacttttttgcAGTGTCTTCACATCCTCCCCAAGAGCTACCTTTCGAGCCTTAAGCTTGTTAAGGTAGGTAAGCTCCATACGAAGATATTCAATCCACATATCTTCAGATTCTGGACAAGATCTGAGACCACTCTGCATAAGTGCACGTGCTGCAGCAACATTCAAGTTCTGATCAAATTCCCACGCTGCTGCATACATCCAAAGCCCAGGAACGTTGGGATGGTAACGAATGGCTTGCGCCATAACCTGCAAATAAAACAACAAACATGAGAATACTAACATTAATACTAAGTCAGTCCCGCATTTAACAGTTTTATATCTTGCGCTGGACAAATTCACTTACCTTATCAACAGTCACCAACCCAAAATGCAACTATAAGCAGGTACAAAAGAACAAGAAAATCTCCTAACCTTTATGGTTTTGATAGACTCTAACCTAAATCTTATTGTAGATTCCACACTCAACAAACGACTGGCATATAAAGAACATGAAAACCACAGCCTTTTGTCAATTAATGGCGCAAAATACACATCACATTTCTTAATCAAATACATACCCCTACATGGTGACCTCATAGCACCAAAAAACTTCTTATAAGATTACATGATAATCCGAAATGAAACACGCCACAATCATTTCCACTACAGCTTTCTTGTCTTATCCCTCCAGAAATCCTCAAACTGATGCGGCAATACCTAATAGGTGATTATTGACCAAATCTGGATCCATGAACAATTGCTGCACCTATCAATGTGAAGTATTCATCCCATTACTACCACATCTATCCCTGTATTCGCCCCAGCAACCACCGCCAAGATAGCTGCCAGCACTACCACTGCCCCATGGTCCACCTCCATAATCCATAGCTAGTGGTACAGGGGTTTAACTTTTGGCTCAAGATATCCCTACGCCTATTCTACGAAAACCTTCACCCAAATTCAACTTTCTCAAAAACTTCTTGAAAATATGCACATTACTGCTGAGATTCGGAACCCCAGATGGCACCCTTGTAACCCCACCTTGTTTGGGAGGCAAATCAGGGTACTCATCATTAACCAAGAAACAATTATTGGGCAGCAACAACTGTTTACCAGCTTGTAGAGGGCAAACTTTCAGCATATGCCACAGTTGAATTCCCAGTCTAATGTATAGCAATTGGACGCATAAGGCAATTTACCTGGCATAAATATTCACCCAAAATTGCAACCCGCATCCTACTTGGCACTAAATTTCTAAGCTCACCAATCCAGAGTGCTCAGAAGGCCATCTCAACTTTCCGAAGTTTCCAAGCATAAACAATGTTTGTGCCCTCCCAAAATCACATAGTTTCAAGCATGGAAAAAATAGCAGGCTGTAGCACCTGTATAGCATTTTAGACGAGCTCCCGCTACGGCGATGCGGTTTCTACTGCTACTGCAGCTGCGCCCACTGAAGCACCTCTAACCTCTGCTAAATACCATAGCAGTTAGAGGAGCTTAGCGCCGCTATTCCAAATTTGCCAGTCAGAGTGCTAGAGAAGAAGCCCGCGTCAGTTTCCATCATGCAGCAGCCCA
This window of the Triticum dicoccoides isolate Atlit2015 ecotype Zavitan unplaced genomic scaffold, WEW_v2.0 scaffold122574, whole genome shotgun sequence genome carries:
- the LOC119343314 gene encoding U3 small nucleolar RNA-associated protein 6 homolog — its product is MADTVQYRLERMSDELDDLERRGLFTRAELAEVVRRRRDFEFRLRRHSPRKADFLDYIAYLLRVDALRDLRKRAIIRATPNPTHSDEDNDTNEDGKKRKKRKKKWAKSISDFAGVLSVLDVYRMATVRFKGDLDLWFRYLEFCRQKGHGRMKQVMAQAIRYHPNVPGLWMYAAAWEFDQNLNVAAARALMQSGLRSCPESEDMWIEYLRMELTYLNKLKARKVALGEDVKTLQKSSDDSGQWKEENKELFMSLDEQGDSPKESGLEDVALEDKEDLFWQQGVLIIRTIYHGAMEALPSSLTLRKKILDILNSVELAHSEELRLEVMDDLKKDFSHNEDYWDWLARLQLSDSTNSSTLNRKEAVLDKLNKSIQVYDEAVRKLPTSKMYSLYANFWLGVVFSDREDSISLFHDADFDASEFTSAILKVFENAESCGCLSEDLACQYVSLCLKLGRSEEAPERLEEAKNLAEKLCSGPLSQAANLWNLRASIEIKSLATATGSASFSEENLSSLFDLFNIVLPKLSIAKAEGLWHTAMKLFSHEKIYFEKLVKCATLSLSSAGGSDCGASVSSAFVGWVLQKDGIKQARKMYKRFLALPRPSLKFFQFCIELEASLASIGNNDGLVNARKLYDSAISLYPQERELWRKYYNMELTAGTSETSNAIYWRARKVLNDSTALDIPRS